In Deferribacter desulfuricans SSM1, the following are encoded in one genomic region:
- the fliD gene encoding flagellar filament capping protein FliD, producing MDALRIGGIMSGLDTNSIVDTLVKQARIPIDNLQAKYDLKTLEKNVYQDISTDLVNLKTDLLSLKLQATFKNMTASSSNTSILSATATSEASVGTHTIKINSIAQNSYWFSNFTHAKLVESGAGITSISGKPSEQIEGLHNIDIYQNGSVYVAHDKIELLNQPYVTKYNGSSIADADAEGNLTVNKSGTISFDYNGNSVNVSVSANSGDSLNSVAKSIQDQLNSQINNLENTSGIQYVSVKANYDGSNWSLAVYKLKADDKSFSISSDGAGLGLSSVTKTTAKYIDNYMAANDLGSLLTKINDTNGALIDGVTLSADSGLAVGSLKIVQDATLNTNYATKTKVLGNTVSSGSGLDTSVVGLQNAGFLNTVDSSINGTFTINGVQITIDDYTSISVNDLLAKINSSGAGVTAYYDSSNDRIVLESNEEGSSNISLGDISDTSNALTVLRLSVAEGATISQGSTNGNIDPTEKLNSAGLNDTVTSGIVTVNGVSIYVDALNDSLNDVIYKINNSGAGVTLSYDSTSDKVFVKSRDVDKITFGSVNDTSNLLEVLNLTDDTNVEKSMGYEGEYASVNVDGIDYIRKSNKIDDIIPGVTLNLLNASTETVTLNVSVDTEKAVDAVATFISHYNALVEKLNPPELDDEDKKYLDALTDDEKSKMSEEEVKQYEENWKKFNTYEIIRKSSELRSLKQNLRSNLLSNIIGLNGKYDSLVDIGIDIAGDGNIEIEKKGYLLVDSSDFDTIKKKLQENTQFLDALKNNPDDVYKLFAANDDNVQGWARRYESIINQYVSTNGVIDLKIKPFGSIDRELYTLAKQIDTKERYVESYLNRLWQKFSNMEQIIANLQEQGTYITQLLAKQGS from the coding sequence ATGGATGCGCTAAGGATTGGCGGCATAATGAGTGGTTTAGATACAAATAGCATCGTTGATACACTGGTGAAGCAGGCAAGAATCCCTATAGATAATTTACAAGCAAAATATGATTTAAAAACGTTGGAAAAAAATGTTTATCAGGATATCAGCACAGATTTGGTTAATTTAAAAACCGATTTATTATCATTAAAACTTCAAGCAACTTTTAAAAATATGACAGCTTCTTCATCCAATACTTCCATTTTATCAGCAACAGCTACAAGTGAAGCTTCTGTAGGTACTCATACAATAAAGATTAATTCAATTGCTCAAAATTCTTATTGGTTTAGTAATTTTACTCATGCAAAGCTTGTTGAAAGTGGTGCAGGTATTACCTCTATTTCAGGTAAGCCATCTGAACAGATAGAGGGGTTGCACAATATAGATATTTATCAAAATGGTTCTGTATATGTAGCTCATGATAAAATTGAATTGTTAAATCAGCCTTATGTCACAAAATATAATGGTTCTTCAATTGCTGATGCTGACGCAGAGGGCAACCTAACTGTAAATAAATCTGGGACAATATCTTTTGATTATAATGGTAATAGCGTAAATGTTTCAGTATCAGCTAATAGTGGTGATAGTTTAAATAGTGTAGCTAAAAGTATTCAAGATCAATTAAATAGTCAGATTAATAATTTAGAAAATACATCTGGAATCCAGTATGTGTCAGTTAAAGCTAATTATGATGGTTCAAACTGGTCTTTAGCAGTATATAAATTGAAAGCAGATGATAAAAGTTTTTCAATCTCTTCTGATGGAGCAGGTTTAGGTTTATCTTCTGTGACTAAAACTACAGCGAAATATATAGACAATTATATGGCTGCAAATGACTTGGGTTCTTTATTGACCAAGATAAATGACACTAATGGTGCTTTAATAGATGGAGTTACTTTAAGTGCTGATAGTGGTTTGGCTGTTGGTTCATTAAAAATAGTTCAAGATGCGACATTAAATACTAATTATGCAACAAAGACAAAAGTATTAGGAAATACAGTTAGCTCTGGCTCTGGCTTAGATACCTCAGTGGTTGGTTTACAAAATGCAGGTTTTTTAAATACAGTAGATTCAAGCATAAATGGAACTTTTACGATTAATGGGGTTCAAATTACAATTGATGATTATACCAGTATTTCTGTAAACGATTTACTTGCAAAGATAAATAGCTCTGGTGCTGGTGTGACTGCATATTATGACAGCTCTAATGATAGAATTGTTTTAGAGTCCAATGAGGAAGGCTCAAGTAATATATCTTTAGGTGATATATCTGATACTAGTAATGCTTTAACTGTATTAAGGTTATCTGTTGCAGAAGGTGCAACAATTTCTCAAGGCTCCACTAACGGAAATATAGACCCAACAGAAAAACTTAATAGTGCTGGCTTAAATGATACAGTAACTTCAGGGATAGTCACAGTAAATGGAGTTTCTATCTATGTAGATGCATTAAATGATAGCTTGAATGATGTGATTTATAAAATAAATAATTCTGGTGCTGGAGTAACTTTAAGTTATGATTCAACATCTGATAAGGTTTTTGTGAAGTCAAGGGATGTGGATAAAATAACCTTTGGATCAGTGAATGATACAAGTAATCTTTTGGAAGTGTTAAATCTTACTGATGACACGAATGTGGAAAAATCTATGGGGTATGAAGGTGAGTATGCTTCGGTAAATGTTGATGGTATTGATTATATTAGAAAAAGTAATAAAATAGATGATATAATACCTGGTGTAACATTAAATCTATTAAATGCATCCACTGAAACAGTTACTTTAAATGTTTCTGTTGATACTGAAAAGGCAGTAGATGCAGTGGCTACCTTTATCAGTCATTATAATGCTTTGGTGGAGAAACTTAATCCACCAGAGCTTGATGATGAAGATAAAAAATATTTAGATGCTTTAACAGATGATGAAAAATCCAAAATGAGCGAAGAGGAGGTGAAACAGTACGAAGAAAATTGGAAAAAATTTAATACTTACGAGATTATTAGAAAAAGCTCTGAATTGCGTAGTTTAAAGCAAAATTTGAGATCCAACCTCTTAAGCAATATTATAGGTTTAAATGGTAAATATGATTCATTGGTTGATATCGGTATTGATATTGCTGGTGATGGAAATATTGAAATTGAAAAGAAAGGGTATTTATTGGTGGATAGTTCAGATTTTGATACTATCAAAAAGAAACTTCAGGAAAATACTCAGTTTTTGGATGCGTTGAAAAACAATCCAGATGATGTGTATAAGCTTTTTGCGGCAAATGATGATAATGTGCAAGGGTGGGCAAGAAGGTACGAATCTATAATTAATCAATATGTTTCCACAAATGGGGTGATAGACTTAAAAATTAAACCTTTTGGAAGTATTGATAGAGAGTTGTACACACTTGCAAAACAGATTGATACTAAAGAAAGATATGTGGAATCTTATTTAAACAGGTTGTGGCAAAAGTTTTCTAATATGGAGCAAATAATTGCAAATTTGCAAGAGCAGGGTACTTATATAACCCAGCTTTTAGCAAAACAAGGGTCTTAA
- the fliS gene encoding flagellar export chaperone FliS yields MKNPIKTYLKNEIEGATKGKLVLLLYDGTIKYMKLACKYIDEKNIPEAHMNIVKAENIIYELMSTLNMEEGGEIAENLLKLYDFMVYQLIMANKDKDKSKIESVIKLMMVLREGWKQIVEKEEKADTSEVVKKKINISG; encoded by the coding sequence ATGAAAAATCCTATTAAAACATATTTAAAAAATGAGATTGAAGGTGCTACAAAAGGGAAGCTGGTTTTACTTTTGTATGATGGTACTATAAAGTATATGAAGTTGGCTTGCAAGTATATCGATGAAAAAAATATTCCTGAAGCTCATATGAATATTGTAAAAGCAGAGAATATTATTTATGAGCTGATGTCTACTCTCAATATGGAAGAGGGTGGTGAAATAGCTGAAAATTTATTAAAACTTTATGATTTTATGGTTTATCAACTGATTATGGCAAATAAAGATAAGGATAAAAGTAAGATTGAGTCAGTTATAAAGTTGATGATGGTTTTGAGAGAAGGGTGGAAACAGATTGTAGAAAAAGAAGAAAAAGCTGATACTAGTGAGGTTGTTAAGAAAAAAATAAATATATCGGGTTAA
- a CDS encoding TIGR00730 family Rossman fold protein: MKNGNNLKSKQYLIDEIKAGDTWRIFKILSEFVEGFEHLSGVEPAVSIFGSARVKEGHRDYRKARELGNLLADEGITVITGGGPGIMEAANRGAAEAGGRSIGINIELPFEQKPNPYANKVITFNYFFVRKVMLVKYASAFVIFPGGFGTMDEFFEALTLIQTRKILPFPLILVDSEYWGGLISWIKNTMLTEGFISPEDLNLIQIKDDVRDIVGVIKSFLSMY; the protein is encoded by the coding sequence ATGAAAAATGGTAATAATTTGAAAAGTAAACAGTATCTAATAGATGAAATAAAAGCTGGTGATACTTGGCGAATATTTAAGATATTATCAGAATTTGTGGAGGGGTTTGAGCATTTGTCAGGTGTTGAGCCTGCAGTAAGTATATTTGGCTCTGCAAGAGTAAAAGAGGGGCATAGAGATTATCGTAAAGCCAGGGAGCTTGGCAACTTGTTGGCAGATGAAGGTATTACAGTTATTACTGGTGGTGGACCAGGGATTATGGAAGCTGCAAATAGAGGTGCGGCTGAGGCTGGTGGAAGGTCAATCGGGATAAATATTGAACTCCCTTTTGAGCAGAAGCCAAACCCCTATGCAAATAAAGTAATTACTTTCAACTATTTCTTTGTTAGAAAGGTTATGTTGGTAAAATATGCGAGTGCTTTTGTTATTTTTCCTGGTGGCTTTGGCACTATGGATGAGTTTTTTGAAGCTTTGACGCTGATTCAAACAAGAAAAATATTACCTTTCCCTTTAATCCTGGTGGATAGCGAATATTGGGGCGGTTTAATAAGCTGGATTAAAAATACCATGTTGACCGAGGGGTTCATATCACCTGAGGATTTAAATTTAATTCAGATTAAAGATGATGTTAGAGATATTGTTGGTGTTATAAAATCGTTTTTGTCTATGTATTGA
- a CDS encoding transporter substrate-binding domain-containing protein: MKKFVFIFVFFLSTIMAHSNEIKIYYAEYEPFIYRDMYGELRGFDYDIISSFCTKYKLDCDFIQTTFPGLLDAVKHEKCDIAVGSIYVTEERKKFGLFTIPYLHSGLVAVIPYNKNYSFEDLFKLRVGVKRKATGHKYIVEQMDKYNDLNVNIFDSTLDSFKALEYGYIDWLINDYYNSLNLIYTKFRGKYKILSIKKRPLFLAESDIAYLLPKKNSALQKMLNQHIVELKKSNKLNELVNKWFYITKPITLQDYLTYIIIFTVITVSLIFLTIIFLLSLRSNRRLRDYNSFLSAVINIPSFVVFTINKNGNIIFWNKGAELITGIEKPKHLKEIFDEYEKIREKCMIEKTKIENFITTIKSNKTKTLLLDIYPLNSSNSQCVFFGQDLTELLDTINSRILYENLFYAIIENSPNGIILIDNELVFINKKSKIIFKINDSNIYLSNLNENILDYLNKFKKMNEEEFIFYDIRDVAEGYIFDLYIKKIITAEKVYYLIILIDNTEKIKQQKIIQEIQRDEIISNIVTSVVHDINNILSVIVNYTTLLKLDSSLNEKNKNILDKILNITEESSNYLKSLLNLSNIGNETKVVFIDNFLRSKEEFFRQLLGSEIKFEMILEGEGVTLEINDNKLTQTLLNLLLNAKDAVMGNDGKVVLKKSVENNNLIIEVIDNGQGIPKEIKDKIFEPFFTTKKEKGTGIGLYAVKIFVDELNGKIEVDSEPGKYTKFKITIPINHKKSN, from the coding sequence ATGAAGAAATTTGTTTTTATATTTGTATTTTTCCTTTCAACAATAATGGCTCACAGTAATGAAATTAAAATATATTATGCGGAATATGAGCCTTTTATTTATAGAGATATGTATGGTGAGTTAAGAGGTTTTGATTATGATATTATCAGCTCATTTTGCACTAAATATAAATTAGATTGCGATTTTATCCAAACTACTTTTCCTGGATTATTAGACGCAGTAAAGCATGAAAAATGTGATATTGCAGTGGGTTCAATTTATGTTACAGAAGAGAGAAAAAAATTTGGGCTGTTTACTATCCCATATTTACATTCAGGTTTAGTAGCTGTTATTCCTTACAATAAAAATTATTCATTTGAAGACTTATTTAAACTTAGAGTAGGTGTAAAAAGAAAAGCAACAGGCCATAAATACATTGTAGAACAAATGGATAAATATAATGATCTAAATGTAAACATCTTTGATAGTACTCTTGATTCTTTCAAAGCATTGGAATACGGCTATATAGATTGGCTTATAAACGACTATTACAATTCTCTTAATCTCATTTACACAAAATTTAGAGGAAAATATAAGATATTATCAATCAAAAAGAGACCACTCTTTTTAGCAGAATCAGATATTGCATATCTTTTGCCTAAAAAAAATTCAGCACTACAAAAAATGTTAAATCAACATATAGTGGAATTGAAAAAGTCAAACAAATTAAACGAATTAGTCAACAAATGGTTTTATATTACCAAACCGATTACTCTCCAGGATTATTTAACCTACATAATTATTTTTACAGTTATTACGGTTTCATTAATATTTTTAACAATAATATTTCTTTTATCACTAAGGTCGAACAGAAGATTAAGAGACTATAACTCTTTTCTGAGCGCAGTTATCAACATCCCTTCATTTGTAGTTTTTACAATAAATAAAAATGGAAACATTATTTTCTGGAATAAAGGGGCCGAGTTAATTACAGGGATTGAAAAACCAAAACACTTAAAAGAAATTTTTGATGAATATGAAAAAATTAGAGAAAAATGTATGATCGAAAAAACAAAAATTGAAAATTTTATAACAACTATTAAAAGCAATAAAACAAAAACCTTACTACTTGATATTTATCCGTTAAATAGTAGTAATTCGCAATGTGTATTTTTTGGACAAGATTTGACAGAATTACTTGATACAATCAACTCAAGAATTTTATACGAAAACCTCTTTTATGCAATAATCGAAAATTCACCAAATGGAATAATCTTAATAGATAACGAGCTGGTTTTTATAAACAAAAAATCAAAAATTATTTTTAAAATCAACGATTCCAATATTTATTTAAGCAATTTAAATGAAAATATTCTTGATTATTTGAACAAATTTAAAAAAATGAATGAAGAAGAGTTTATATTTTATGATATAAGAGATGTTGCAGAAGGTTATATTTTCGATTTATATATTAAAAAAATAATAACTGCAGAAAAAGTATATTATCTGATAATCTTGATTGACAATACAGAAAAAATCAAACAACAAAAAATCATACAAGAAATACAAAGGGATGAAATCATTTCAAACATTGTAACAAGTGTTGTTCACGATATAAATAATATTTTGAGTGTAATTGTAAATTATACTACATTACTTAAGTTAGATAGTTCATTAAATGAAAAAAACAAAAATATTCTTGATAAAATCCTAAATATCACTGAAGAATCTTCTAATTATCTAAAATCTTTATTAAACCTTTCAAATATTGGGAATGAAACAAAAGTCGTTTTTATAGATAATTTTTTAAGATCTAAAGAAGAGTTTTTTAGACAATTACTTGGTAGTGAAATAAAATTTGAAATGATTTTAGAAGGAGAAGGTGTAACTCTAGAAATAAATGATAACAAACTAACCCAAACATTATTAAATCTTCTTTTAAATGCCAAAGATGCTGTAATGGGCAATGATGGAAAAGTTGTTTTGAAAAAATCTGTTGAGAACAACAACTTGATTATCGAAGTAATAGACAATGGACAAGGTATCCCAAAAGAGATTAAAGACAAAATTTTCGAACCATTTTTCACCACAAAAAAAGAGAAAGGAACAGGGATAGGGTTATATGCGGTTAAAATTTTTGTGGATGAATTAAACGGTAAAATTGAAGTTGATTCAGAACCAGGCAAATACACAAAATTTAAAATTACAATCCCAATTAACCATAAAAAATCAAATTAA
- the mraZ gene encoding division/cell wall cluster transcriptional repressor MraZ — protein MKITSSFKGKSVHTINESGRISIPAKFRDVLKTKYNEDSLVLVNLGKYLAAYPVKEWEKVESKFEENPPKNKQAAKLMRKLFSTAEDCSLDRLGRILIPPHLRNGVGLNGECVIVGMMNKIEIWPKDVWESEVEDTDMSTLMEEINDIYPEITL, from the coding sequence ATGAAAATCACGAGTAGTTTTAAAGGGAAATCAGTTCATACTATAAATGAGTCTGGTAGAATCAGTATCCCTGCGAAATTTAGAGATGTATTGAAAACAAAGTATAATGAAGATTCACTTGTTTTAGTTAATCTTGGGAAATATTTAGCAGCCTATCCAGTAAAAGAGTGGGAAAAAGTTGAATCCAAATTTGAAGAAAATCCTCCAAAAAACAAACAGGCTGCAAAATTGATGAGAAAACTATTTTCCACAGCAGAAGATTGTAGTTTAGATAGATTGGGTAGGATACTTATTCCTCCCCATTTAAGAAATGGTGTTGGTCTAAATGGCGAATGCGTGATTGTCGGTATGATGAATAAAATTGAAATATGGCCTAAAGATGTTTGGGAGTCTGAAGTTGAAGATACGGATATGAGTACTCTCATGGAAGAGATTAACGATATCTACCCAGAAATAACTTTGTAA